The genomic window AATATCGTTCATACTTTTAAACTATTCAAAACATATACAAATGTAACACCCGCGCAAATGCCCCAAACTAGCCCAAAAATTAGGCGCCCGACCAAAGCCATTTTTcatgcacaaaataaatacaaaaatagaaacaCTGGCATTTCAGATCCAATAGCGTATTGCTTAATAAAACACAACGCAATAGGAGCCACCATGGCGAGCTGCGGGAcccagtttcataaccgcctctTCTACAGGGaggtcagccaatcagcttcgcAAGCTGGGTTTATGGCGTTTctgcagccaataatacgcgTCGTTTCCAACTACGTCTCCCACGCTCATTTCATTACAGGAAGTAGAACAGTTTGCTTTGTTTACGCTGGGGGAGTGAGATGCTGTTTAAAGGATTTCTGTTGAATTGAAATGTTTCCTGATGGTTTAGTACACGCATTGAGTTCTGAGacaattctgttttatttaagaacTCAGACAGAGATGTTTAACTTATCAATATGATTCTTGACTGAGAAAACAAACGCGTTTTAGTAAAACgactcttttattttttaatcacaccAGAAGAAATGTGGAATGTATATGAATGTGAATTCTCCAGgggaaaatacatacattaaaatcaAAGAGGATTCCTGCTAAACGAGTCTCAAActaaaaccagtgaagatggatgtcagtgtctccgtgtcgttctttcaagacgagctcgcctctaccatcgagcacgcagtgaaagcggctgtagacaccgtcttgtgccaaatcacaaaagttgtcggcggcaaattcactgaattccgaatggaaatggctggaaaggagaaagagaatgaaagtctgaagctgagattggaaatatcagagagcgagttgaaagcagtgcgggaatgcatgaacgctgcagatgcagacattaaacaacctctcagaaacatgaaccccgactgcaatgaacaagactttcagaggaacgagaaccagggattatttcaaggtaagatttttttttttaatggtattgcTTGGTCAACTCTAAATAATCTGTTAGTACATTTTATTGACGAGGTCTTGGTTAGCATTATTCTTCAGGGGGaatggggaggggggagagaggctCCAAAAAATCACCCCAAGATATTTTTAGATAGATGTTGATGAGTTCTACAAGAATCAAGTAAAGCATTTTGGTGTCCGCAGATTTTGGATTTTTGCCAGATGTTTGGTTGCATTTGTCTACACtcaagcattgcttatggcctctttggtgaggctaaagtaccaccTAGCCCTGACCAAACGGCCGTTACTCTTCAATATTGCATTGTCTGGGGTTCGAGCTAAAGgaaaaagtgacagggtgtgcttccagtggcactcgcttggagctgaggggttatgaacttgcgtgtgggacttagatttctttgttagtgacacatttgaaactacagcTGGTAATACACTTGGTTTGTGTGGGCAAGCACATACTCTGTGTTGTAATTCCCgctgtggagaactggaaaacaTGGACCCGGGTACGTCCTGGACTGGAGCGGACTGAAGGACTGAACATTATACTGAGTAGAGACCCTGTCATGTGACCTCCTGTGTACTCTAGGAACCTGGCTAGTAAGTAATAGTTCTAATTGTGTAcaattttctttcacacagatcccaaaAAGAGCCATGCTGTACCTAAATttgaagcacaggaggggccaaggaTAGAAGCAGCTTACACACTAGATGAGtcctttgaccaggagtggtgtgcaagtctaaagcaggttacagagaTGACATttgataaagatgaagaggtccctcgactggaatgtgttcctattaaagaggaattcttAGAACAGGAATGTCTCCCCATCACAGAGGAAGATCCTACTGAAAATGTCTGTACATTTGAGGAGAACAACcagctgggatccagcctgtatgatgattgtccacctgaatgtgaactgggatttagaggtaattctacaaaacaagaaacattgaGCTAACTATTAACCTTACAGAAATGAATTACTAAACTATAGAAGTGTGCTGGATTTATATTTTTGCTCATTTCACCTCAATTTTATCTAGGGAggctgcccaaccactatgtcaatgGTTTACAACATACCTGTCCTTGCTACTGTGGCATCTGCTAGATGTGCACCCGCTGTCATGCCTGTtttgaatgctgttagatctttgcatgtccctgtttctggtagactgtttgcagttgtgctgctccctcagctttatagtggtgctgggatcacatgACTCATcaatgggtgatgccaaatccagtcaggttgctaagtgtcaccagaagaaacatttcaatacagcacttgcatgtaaacctgaTCTTATACTTTTATTCCTCAAAGCGATATTAAGAGAGGTGGAAATCAGTGACTGGtacatgtgagtgatattaaccagAGTGTGTTAATAATCAGTGATTTATAGCAAGGTAGCGACAGGAAAGAGACTTACAAACTGCAGTGAAAAACGCAAACGCACTAGCCGCATTCTCAcgtcatccctgccaaccaccatgtgatgataataaaaggaggctggtattaacaggagtgatattaagtgggtttgactgtattctcatcagagttcactctaggagttggtcatggttatgaggggaagccctgcagaagagtgaatgtgtaagaatgctatacaataacctttgtctctcttttttttcattagcGGCTAAAGGGAATCACACAAGAGGGAAAccatttccctgtgctgattgtgggaagagattcattAATTTATCGcagcttaaaagacaccagcgcattcacacaggagagaaaccttatcactgcacggagtgtgggaagagattcacgctgttgcaaaatcttaaaaggcactggcgcagtcacacaggagagaaaccttatcactgcgcTGAATGTGAAAAGAGATTCAGTCGTTTATCGCACCTTCaaagacaccagcgcattcacacaagATAGATACCTTATACCTGTACGGAGTGTGGGATGAGTTTAACATATTTCAGCTCCTCTAAAAATCCACCAGCGGACTCACAAAACAGAGAAATCTGCAGGGAATGTTTGAAGACTTTCCGTCATTTATCAAACCTTGAAAGACAGCATCAAATTCACATGTGGGTGAAGCCCTATCCCTGCACTGAATGTTCAGTCAGTTACTGGCTCATGAAGGACACAAGAGAATTCACATAATTTCAGCCACTTGAGGACACCTCAACACCAGAACTATATGTgactaaaatacagaaatatttactgaaaacaaaagaatatacTTGCTTGATTAAATTGTGTTACTCCTAAACACTTCAGATCAAAACCTTACACTCCCAGATGGAAGATATGAACTACTACATCTTGTTGACCATTTGCATCTTGTTACGTCACATTAGTAATCTATGAAATAGATTGTAATTGTGTCTGCAAGATTCCACTTTTCTATTAGTTTGAACATTAGGATTATTATCTGTAACTCCTCACTAGTGACCAAGTCTCCAGCTCTTTCAAAGTCAATGCTAAGCTTTGGTCAATTCTGAATTTCACACCTCAAACATAGTTTTGTTGTTGGCAGGTTCTGACTGCAATATAACACCTCCGATATGTATGGTTTTACAATGGAAATCGAAAAACTGATTTTCATCAGTAACCTGAGAATGAAGGCCAAATGTGCATACTTTGTAAATGTCCTCTTGTAGAATTTTAATTCAAAtaattaagtgttttattttgatcACATCTAGGGGACACTGAAAAggacaatgtcttttttttttttttttataaaaaaatttagtcgtcgccaattatttttaccccggttttcaccccaatttagcatgcccaattattatctgtatccccggctcaccgctcgcaaccccccccgccgactcgggaaacggaggctggaacacgcgtcctccgaaacgtgctccttccaagccgtcattttttgcactgcagatccacagcaacgccaccagacctatagtgccggaggacaacacagatctggcggctccgctgcagagccacaggcgctctatcggccacaggggtcgctgatgcgcggtgagccgtggattcccctgccgacctaagccctccctacccgggcagcgctcagctaattgtgcgtcgccccctaggaactctcggtcacggtcagctgtgacatagcctggattcgaacctgcgatctccaggctatagggcacatcctgcgaggagtgcctttactggatgcgccactcgggagccccctgaaaAGGACAATGTCTTAAATTGTAGTATACAACTCACTGGACAAATTATCCCCATTGTGTCTACTTATAGGATTTGTAAGGCATTACCAAAGAAAATTATGGATTACAGGTGAAAACCTACATTTTTTGTCTGTAGTCTGTTCGCTGGTTACAAAACTTGATGGGAAATGGATGGAGTCATttcaatttttacatttttgtaaagcaGACTATGTGAGGCTCAGGATAAGTGCAAGCAGCTCATTTTATCATCACTCTATTTTGGAAGATGGATAGTGTTTGCAACGGCACTGACTCCCAGTACGTCCGACACTGagatttcatatatttttttttagtttgctcCTGCTTTAAGAATAAAATCCAGTCGGTTCATTGGAGCCACAAGCAAGCCACTCTCTACACGTCATGTGCTTGGATTTCCACAGAACCCGGAGGAGAGCATTGTTATCGTGTCCCACGATCTGAATCGCACCAAACTGAGCGTGTGCACCTTCGTGACCCATatcagtagggcagcagtgtggagtagtgggtagggctctggactcttgaccggagggttgttggttcaatcccaggtgggggacactgctgctgtacccatgagcaaggtactttacctagattgctccagtaaaaac from Acipenser ruthenus chromosome 57, fAciRut3.2 maternal haplotype, whole genome shotgun sequence includes these protein-coding regions:
- the LOC131724869 gene encoding zinc finger and SCAN domain-containing protein 2-like is translated as MDVSVSVSFFQDELASTIEHAVKAAVDTVLCQITKVVGGKFTEFRMEMAGKEKENESLKLRLEISESELKAVRECMNAADADIKQPLRNMNPDCNEQDFQRNENQGLFQDPKKSHAVPKFEAQEGPRIEAAYTLDESFDQEWCASLKQVTEMTFDKDEEVPRLECVPIKEEFLEQECLPITEEDPTENVCTFEENNQLGSSLYDDCPPECELGFRAAKGNHTRGKPFPCADCGKRFINLSQLKRHQRIHTGEKPYHCTECGKRFTLLQNLKRHWRSHTGEKPYHCAECEKRFSRLSHLQRHQRIHTR